Within the Salvia hispanica cultivar TCC Black 2014 chromosome 4, UniMelb_Shisp_WGS_1.0, whole genome shotgun sequence genome, the region tcatattttattataaaactaatactccattcgtcccacaaaaataagctatatttcttttttcatccgtccaataaaaatagtccctatccatttatggtaatctttttctccttctctttaactttatcatttatgggaCCCACCatccactacacaatttcaactactttttctctttctctcttatagTATcctcatccgtgctcttagctaagagcacggaagtgggcccggacccacttttactccttgtccttagctaagagcaaaCACCCACATCCGGGCTTTTccgcaaggacaagctcaaggatcccaccattctattattcaatttaaatacttcaattactaaaaacatttctacattataaaaatacattaaaaaataaaaattacataattaaaatcctaaaaaataaaaattacataattaaaatcttagaaaataaatacataattaaaatcctacaaattaaaaattacacacatGGAAGACTAGTCCTTTATCCCCactgtgatttttttgtgttgaagtgggggtatttatagatgaaaatgtcaattttgggaaaaaaatttaaaaatattaaaagtgggtagaaaacggatataattttttgggaagtgggaaaatattttttttatttaaaaacattttttaaattaattttgattttttttaaaaaaagtttaaattaaatatgccaacggcatagccgttggcgAATCAGAGAGCGCCACGTgtgctgctcagcggcacggacggacgtgGTTTTCCctaccgctgcggatgctcttattttaccaattacacattaaaacacGGGTCAAACTCAAATGACCTATTTCTTTGGAACGGatggaatatataaaaatgggaTTCACgttctattaacttttttaactcactttcttgtacattttttaaaatccgtgaTAGAACAAAgtgaataattatttagagACGAAATGAGTATAGCTTTATAAATTAActagaaaaataatgaaaatatgaatttactCTAAATATTtaccttaattaaaaaatttatgaacttATATGAACGTCACCTTCAATTGTGTTAAATGACACCGTCTATTATAACGAAAACGGTATGGTTTAACTCTGAAACATCATCAATAATACttatcacttttatcatagtaaatgatcatattttatagtaatttttattataataaaattaaaatgatttttaacgTTTTAGGACGAATCAGAATGACCAATcataataatgattttatgCCAATTTCccatatgaaattataaagCGTAGCATAATGGGACAAACATCAGagttaaattattgaaatgatGAAGGAAAAAAGACGAGTCCGTAATCATGGCTTTGGGAGTGATGTCAGCGATACGTCATAAATATTGTCGACAGTGAAGATCTGTGCAGTTGGATACAATATCTTTTAAAACAGCGTATGGACCGCGTCATATACATGAATGTGGATAGCGACTTTAGTCGAGGTGGCCTACCTTTCACACGTCTGAAAATACTAAAAGCGTTATTGTTGTTGACGTGTTTTTCGACCCAGTCTTTGCCTCACACACTCCACTCCAATTCGTGTCATCTGTGTTCGCCTCGATTTTGTATGCTATAATAGCGCAATGTAGAGCTTGGATCGGTATTGGTTCGCGCTGTGAGCTAAAGCTAGTCGAATCGATAAATAAGGTGCTTAAGTTGGTAAAATAGCATCTAGAGCTAAGAATATGACGGACTTAGGTTGGTGTGACAATTAGGGCTTAAAAATGTCTATAAGTATCattgtgaaaaatgaaaacgtGTAAATTATTCACTTGTTTAATGATAGAGGAgttgattttttatgtttcattagttggtagaaatattaaaaattaataatagaaaGAGTGGAATAGTAAGATTGCTAATGTGTTTAGTTTGAGTGTAAATGTGCATCTTGAGTTGGTGATGTCGGATGATGCACCAAAAAATATGATGAATTTATTGATGAATGACCAACTAGGGATATTTTATGGCCGTAATGTCCAGTACAAAGATTATACTAATAGAACTTCATGCTCTTCTCTTCGGTGGCGGATCTAGATTTCGTAAATGTTCTTCTCTTCAGTGGCGAATCTAGATTTCGTAAATGGAATGGACGAATTATATATTAGCTTGGGCAGAATTGACTATTTTGATCTATTATCGGTGCGACATTAGGGAAAACCGAGGAAGTGGACATTAGAATTTTATGTCTGGATAAAAGGAAATTAGTTGCAAGAAAGGGACCGTCCCCTCCCACCTTCAAGATCTGCCGGTGCTTCTCTTTATAAGTAGCAATACAAAATATGATGGGTAATTCTAGAAGTTAcgttaaaaattatttaagtatataataatttcttataaataattaggTGTATAGTATTACAATGATTACCATATTTGTGTTGAATAATGTGTTATTATTACAACCGTTTATGGTTGACAACTAATGAATTGAAAACATCAAAACCGATGGAAGTTTCCtcaaaaaattctctctcaaaGTAATCTAactttttagtatatttattgaaaaaaattaaataaaattgtagaTAATACGAATTTGacatataaattgataaaataagaaagggtgaaaaaaaatggtgaagTAGAGTTTGTGGATTGTAGGTCCACGTTGTTAGTAGCAgcattactagtatttaaaaaaattatttttaaaattagttttattttgatagatgattaaaatggtaaaacctagtctattttttatagacaAAGATATTATTATACTTAATCCACTAAAAAAGTACTATgcttttcaatttcataaattctTATTAGGTGTCTCATTTTAAACATACTTTGATCAATATTTCcatacatttttttcttacattATTAACAATTTCATAAATTCTTATTAGGTGTCTCATTTTAAACATGCTTTGCTCATTTtttctatacatttttttcttacattATTAACATTGCACTAAAATTCGTATAATATTATCTTGAAATTATAGCAAAATATGGGGCCTATGTATGTTAGTACAGTTGTAAGGTGCATCGAATTAATGTTTACGTGGAATATATAActaatgaagaagaaaatgtgaGCATATATCATCATTCACCTTTTTCCACGACTAAGAAAAATAGACCCATTTTGAATAAGCTATTGTCAATAACGaacttcaaacaaataaaatgagatatatTCCTATGCTactttagttttaattattgttgCATGATGCATACAATTTGTATGTGATTTATCATATGTGTTACTAAATCAAATAAGACctttattacaaaataaagatCTAAAATATGTATAGTGGTGACTGATGACATTACATATGCACTAAATTAAATGGTTTGTTTTAGTAATACTTAAAATATGTTTAGTGGACGTTTCACACGTggtttaataattaaataaaacaaaaagataagagataattaattactagtagACATGATAACGAGGACAATCATAAAGtcaatatattaaattgattcACGGAATTCTTTGTTTGTCAGCGtctccaatgcaaataggctagccataggtcagccactctctccatgccacgtcagcagcactaaaaattcaCCTGTCACATCAGATTtgggccagccataggccagccgcaataaaaataattcaaaatatactacatttacggaattaaaattacgattaaattaccgaattaaatttacgagacatatacgggaaaattcattaattttatttaaataaaaaaagtacatcgactaaaaatcaaaaaaattacataataaaaaaaaatccggacttccacacacgagccaccgctccactctactcctcactaatttattaaaaaaatacattaaaaaatgttagtatgccttgaatccgttatagtttgccgctagccgaacgaGGGACTCGCTGACGGtatgacatgtttctgttttaggtcttaattttgtattgggctagttgttgttgtccatcgctagatgttgctcttgtacagaaatttagagatagagaaaatcgcgtttatatagtttttcaaaaattaaaaaaaaaattaaaaataaaaataaaaaatagcgctggccgatcggcacgccacaatggcggccagcgcatcggccagcgccacgccatcggctagcccacgccgaaaTTTTGGCCGATTTTCCGCTGGCctactccaatggttcggctagccgaccggctagcgacgcgaatcgacTAGCCGATTGGCTAGccggcattggagatgctctaagcaAAGGAATCAAACTGAATCCACttttcctataaaaatatcgccaagtaatatacaaataataaaaaaggagagaatttaaatataataatgaataATATACTAAAAGTCAGCCAACCCTTTTCCTGGATTGTTCACACTTCACACTAATTTCTAAGAAATTTCGTGCTacaaattttccattttcgatGCTTCTAGATTCGATTTATTTGCTCTCTGccattaaattgaaaattactacttactatttattaatacaGGCCAAGCCTAGTTATAGTTATTTCAGCATGTATGGAATAATAGGAGAGAAGTCGagaatacatatatttttgggAGAAATTTCAGATTATGGGTCTGTGATTCCGATCATTATGAAGACTTTTGCGtaataatttacataaaattcgGATATTTTTgaaggattaaaaaaaatgaaaacatactTGATATTAAACCCCTTTCCCACTCCATTTGGGTATTACCTAAACCGATCCTCTCGCGGCCCGTGATAATCCCTTGCAGCCCGTGATGAGCGCTAGCAGCACGACTCAAAAGTCGTACATGTTGGATTTTTAGGTGCGATTACcatttattgcatattttgatGTGCAATAGCCGTACGTTCCCATCACTCGTGCATAGAGTCGGGTGTTGTCCCCCACCGGCCTGAGCTTGGTGAGCCAAAAATCAGACAAGTTTACATTGAAGTCATTGTCCAATTGTATGTTTGATAACTTGAGATCACGGTATATCCCGGCAAATTCGCTTCGCAGCAGAGGTATTCAAGGCAACGAGCTGTGCCAACTGCGATCTTAGATCTCGTCCCCCAACTCACCGGCTCTTGATCTCGCCTTTCATCAACTTCGAGTCAGAGAAATATGATGTTATGATCATACATAACAGCAGAGTAATCCCAGATATTTCATACAGTATTTGGACTAAATGAATGAGCTCACAAGCAAACTCTGTAAATATTGTTACACTGACTATTGATTCATATCCAAATGCAGAAACCTATATCTGTAATCCAATCTCTACTCAAACAACCTAAAACCTTGCTTACGGCCGAAATCTCCCGCCTATCGTCTCCTCCAGTCCCGTCATCCTCCAAGTCATAAATGTTAAAACAGTCTTTAGTTTCTGCCTAAAGAATTAGATACACCGTTCATCTATACAAGCTTTCCGACGAACTCCAGCCCTTGAGAGCAAGCCTGTGTTTATCTTTCGGAAGAATCAGTATTCAGAGCTGTAATGCCAGATCCGGCTGTCGCGGTGAACCAATTTGCAGGCTCGATCCAGGTGAGCCAGCCGGGACTCGTACATTCAGATCCGGTGGAACTGCAAGGTTGTACCTTTGCTGCTGCACTGGCCACGAAGATTTGACAGAGCTCCGTATTTCACCTTCTCCAAGGGCGTTAGAGGATTTAACTTGACCTGCTTGAAATCCAGGGGGTAACTTAGTTTGCTCGATAGGTGAAGAATGGCTCGATGAACGCTCATTTGGGGATACCATTTCCACCTTCGGAAATGGAGTGGAGACACCTTCGGTGACTGAATGCTGTGGCTTTGCTCTTGCAGTTGAACCGGACCCAAACATTCCGCTAAAACCATTTCTATGGATATGATTTTGCTGGGATGGGAACTGTGTTCTCCAAGAAGACGGGTCACCTTGTCCAGCTACCTCATTCTGGTTGTTGAGTTTGTTAACAGCTTCAACCATAGCTTCACAGGGCCCAGCCCCGGCAGAAGAGTTTAAGCCGGAAGTTGGGGATGTAACGAGTTTGCTCGCACTAAAATCACCAACGGGCAATTTCTGCTTCTCGGTTGAGGTAATAAGCAATGGCTGGGGAGGTGCTCCATTTTCACCCACCCAGCCAGGACCATATTGTACCCCTGCAGGTAAGACCGCCTCTATCTTCTTCGATGCCAGCTTCCAAGCTGCAGGGCCAAGATTTGCAGCATACCTTGCCAGGCTTCGAGCATAAGCAAGGGCTTCCTGAAGACCCACCTACAAGATGAACGGAAGGTAAGTAAGGCACTTGAAATGAAGCACATGCAATTCCCAATTTGTGAAAAACTATACCGGCACAAGTCGCTTCATGCTTCCATTTGAATGAAACAAAAGGGGGGAATTGTCGCCTAAAGACAATGGATCAAACTGCCTGTAGGTATCGCGCTTGTTCTCATCCACTGTAAACTGtttttttccatatttcaTGTCAGCCCTTAAAATCGATGCTGCAAGTTGGAAAAGAAGAGGTTAGCTCGTTGCATGAAAATTTACTAGTGGTGGGGACTTTCAGAAAGTGTACGGATAAATACCTGGAAATTCGTTATTCCAATCCGTCGAATACTCAGAGTGGTTTTCACCATTTCTTGAAGAGTAAGATGACATATATGGGTCAGACGACCGGTACCTAAATAACGGTGATGGCTTTCTTAGATTGTAAGAATTAGACCCAGTTGCCTTATCTTCTCCATTAGCAAGAGTTGCACCTGCAGTAAGGTCAGTACCAACACGATCTAATGGGGATGTCTCCAGAGGTTTCTTGTGGTTCTTGCTGCTCGGCGGCCTGCCTCTCCGGACTATCTTGGGCTGAGGTACGCCATCAGCACCTTCATGCTTCAGATTTTTAAAGTCTCTCTTTGCAAGCTCTTGTATAGTCCGTGCCTATGTTTCCCATTATTCAGATAGGAGTCAAGGAGGACGAAACAAGGAAAAGATGTGTGAATTCGTAACAAGCCAAACCTGCCGATAGTAGACTGTATCTGAAGCATTATATTGCATGGCATTGGAACATATCAAATCTACATCCGCctgaaatttacaaaaaagaaaagctgAGTGCAATTTAGTTGCGTTCGCATCGTTTGTACCTCAGTTACATGATAGAAGAAACCAAAGCTGAACTGACAAGAAAAAACTGTTGAATCAAACTATAGGCCAAAAAATAGTTCAAGCTGGAAAAAAATGAGCcatgctccctccgtcccctaaaaataggaacttttgaaatggcacgggttttaatataaaattggtaaagtaagagagatgtagaAAGAGAAGcgtgttagtggaaaatgggtctcacctcattagagagaaagaaatttccttaaatagaaagtttctaattttagggGATGGACCAAAAGAGgaaagagtttctatttttaggggacggaggtagtattacataaatcaatttaagATGGTATGCAACGTCACCATTACTGATGCACTATCCCTAGAGTATGCGTAAGTAATTCTCTTAACCATCAAAATACTACAACAAGAATACCTATTGATCAACACAGTGAAGTGAATGACATAGTGTGTGTATCCAGATGAATTATCGACACTCCTAGTATCGATCATATTGGTTCTGGAAGCATCTAATCACCATTATATTCCCAGAAATAACTGTTCTATCATGTTCCTAGTCAAGGCTATAGAAGACTTTTAAGTATCAGTAAATCTGCCCTCAGCAGAAAGCTTTCaccttttatttcatttatttcataataagTTCTCTCCGAAAACTATGGAATTCAGGATCTTGGTAAAGAATAATTACATAATATCTTCACCCTAGCATATTCGCCAACCATTTCAGTcaactaaaaagaaatggaacaGAGACAACACATAAGGCATTATAGGTTAAATGAGTTCGGCTTCTCATCATCAAACCAACCTCCAACTCATCCAAGTTTTTGTAAGCTCCACTCTCAAGTTTCTTCCTCACTGTCCCAAAATCCATCGGATGCTTTATTATGTCAAAATAATCAGGCAGCTGCAAGAAAAACTGTCTATATCAGCAACAGAAAAGAAGAACGATCAAGGATAATAAACAATTGGTGATAATGTCATCACCTCCTCCGGATCCACAGGCTCGgaaaatactccatatgtgTCCTTCCTGCATCAAGATACATCCAATAAACTATTGCTGACAAACCCGAAATAAAACAGTCCGCGATAGGAAGAAAAATAAGCACCAGgcgaaatgaaaaagaagtaCAGAAGCAAGTGCATACTTTTGAAGCCTGTCAAGAATGAAGACCAACAACTTTTTTTCAGGTAAAGAAGCTGTGGGACCAGACTCCAATGGTGACCCTGTCCACAAATTAAACGAGAGTCCACAGTCAAATCAAAACATGAACACAATTCCATGCATATTTATTCAactttatttatctttattatcCTAACtccaaaaattatgattgGAACCTTGTATAGGAGTGTCCGTCCCTTTCATGACCTCTTTATTCTGCAAAGAGCAATGCAACCCTCATGATTCAaaaccccattattcactcaAATCAGCAATTACACAAAATTAAGTCGACCACAAATCAGTTAATGAAAATATAGCATCAGCAGTGcgaaaaataatcaattcaGGTAAAGCCACAACTGAACTTTTATCAAAACACACTTCTatataaacaaatgaaaaaaaaatagctattgcagaaaatttgagaaaaatctTTATTTGGAAAAGAAATAGTACATGACTCATATATGTATGTTTTATTTCCAATAAACTACAAAGAAACTGCAAAAACGTAACGAAATCATGTAAAAATCACATCTTTACAAGGAAACAGAATCATTAATTTGGTTTATTGACTAATTCAAAACACAATACCCACTTCAGATCTTCAGAAGCTACAgcatagaaaaagaaaagtaaaaacattaattttttttgagcGGGAAATCCCAAAACCCCTATTAAATCAAAACCCACATTTAAAACTACCAGATAATTAGGGGCcaaattatggagtagtaccaaaatagaaactttggttttaaattattcacaacaaaattttagaaaaaattatggaagcaaaagcaaatcaaataTTGCCAGCGGCGAACAACGCCAAAATCCAGTGCAATTTCCCGAAAATCTAACAAATTGAGCTGCAAATCCAAACCTGATCCAAACCCCCATCGTCAGATCCGCCAATTATCTTTTGCTTCTTCGTTGGCCCCTCCCGATCCTCATCCCCAGGGTCCGAATCGTAGTCCGACCCGGACTCGGAAGCCGAATCGGAATGCCGCCCGCTCTGCTGGAGCTGATTCTTGTCGTCGTCTTTCGTCTTCTCATCCGATTGAGGCAGGCGGACGACGAGCTTGACCTTCTTCTCCTTGCGCTCGTCTTCGTCGTCGTCGAATTCCGACCGCGCCGGAGAATTGAGATTATTAGGGTTCCGGCGGGTGGATCGCCGGTTTGCGGAATTGGAAAGAGGGGTTTTGGAAGGGGGTGAGATGGGAGGGGGATTCTTCAAAGGACGGCCCTTCTTCTTCGTTCTCTTCATCTCCGTTGCTGCTGCCGCAGTTGGCACCTTACCCATTGATTTTGGGTTTTGGAGTgagagagtagagagagagagcctttcctttttttccttttcttcttatGTAAATTTAACTTCTCCCAAACGACGTCGTTGCTTacgttttttttctttctctccttttccttttctgttttcatctctaatttttagttattgtATGTTTATTAATGGTAATACTAAATTTATTGATACCGTATAATAATTTACTATCAACTTTTACTAGTTCAATAATCATTCTGTTAGGGGCAACACACCCTTTTCCTTACCTTTTTATATGCATATTAAAGTTATTATACTTTTACTATATCATTCCCAATGCAAAGCTTACtcaatataaagaaattttacGTCTTCTTCTTATATCAACTTCATTCACTAACATGTATAATGACACATATGTCTTATACTTTCTCCTTGATTGACTTATTTTGATATGGTACATATCCACAGATGGAGGTGGGGTCACACAAGGTAAGCAAATTCCCTCGTCGAACTACGAATATTGGATTTAATTCGTTGTTTCAAACTATTGTCGATGccataattttcatttcttgaaatttgtCATTGTTCgatactatttttaaaaaaatatgaagaagaGTAGCATTGCACAACTAATTTTACGATAGAATGCTAATAAGTAAGTTGGTATAATTTGAGGCTAATTTCTATTGCGAAAATATCATAATAGTATAGTTCCACTTAAAGAATTTTGGGTTCAAACTCCACAAATCCTTATTGTCATAGTAAATTATACATATGCACACAACTATAGGTACACTTATGAATGCTCTTGTGTGATTGTGATAGTGatttcactcttattttaataaaacaactAATTCATACAATTTTTATAAGCCACGCTGGCAATTATCAAACAGACTTTGGTGAATTCAATACATGGGATGTGACACAGTTCTTATTTCAAGAATAGGCCTTCAACTATAGAATGCTTCCCTATTGATAGGGCCCAAATTTTATCAATGGGCTACATTATATTTTGCGACATTAAATCAACCgaaatttcatcaaaagttATCAATAAAACAACGTGACTTTGTTAGGCGCTAGAgtgaaaaatatgattagtaaacaatttaaattaattaaatatttattctaactAGATTCGTGATAGATAATTGATGCACACCTAATAGccattgaaattttaaaaaattcaaagttgAATTGATTTTCCTCATGCTTCAACCTAGATGAGAAAACTCTCTAAATCCCTCTCATTCTGTCCTCAACTTgtgcattttaaaaaaaaattctactgTGCTTAGCTACCAAATACTCCcgtcgtcccacataatttgacccaatatttcattttggaccgtcccacataatttgtctcaattcacttttaccattttttatagtggactttatattccactaactcattcctactcacattttattataaactaatactccctctgtcccaaggaagatgacccctttcttgggcggcacggggttttatgcaattttattttgtgtgttaaatggagagagtaaaataagagagagggtatagagtagagataaatgggtttccattttaagtaatgagtcatcttggttgggacaaaccaaaaaggaaagtgggtcatctttaatgggacggagggagtactttaaaagtaggactcacatcccaccaactttttcaacgcacttttcattagatttcttaaaacccgtgtcgggtcaaagtgtcccaaattatgtgggacagagagagtagtaTGGTACATATCCTATGGGAGCTCTTAACGTGAGCACCACTCTTATTAAACACACGTTTAGTATTGTTccttttgatttatatatttaatttgtttctaatatattaaaaatgttattgaaatttttaattttataaattcataaaattatagcTCGATTTGCGtattttctctataatatcaaataaattagcAAATCAAGCTtcgatttttatgaattttatgaaattaaaaatttcaatagtatttttttaatgtattaaaatcaaactatatatactccatctgtccgcgaatatgggtcatgtttttccattttagtttattcGTGAATAGGAATACCCGTTCATATGTACTACTAGAATCCCACATTCTATTAACTCATTCCAccaacatttcatttaaaactaatatatatatatatatatatatatatatatatatatatataagtgagacttatattccactaacttttttccttcCACTTTTcctaacatttttaaaactcgtgccgccaAGAAATTAGACTTCTTATAGCGAgcgaatggagtataaatcCAAATTAACAACGTTAAACGTGCATTAAACAAAAGTAGTGATAATATAAGAAGCCCATATACAATATGTAGCATATCATCCTCTCTGAttaaatttttgcatttcattataatacttcaatttatcattaaatatACCACAATCAAAAATCCATATGCAAAACTAGATATGTATACTACATTACTATATCCTATCAATCTTATCgttctaattttataaaattaaacgcCTCATGAGTACAACACTATTAAAATTTAGGGATAACTGcttctaaaatcatgaactttcaccagattccggtttttcccatgacCTTTGAAAGGTTCGTGTAATGTCATGAACTTAATTGGGCGTTGCCGTTTTCCCATGTCGGTTCCGACTGTGTTGATAGCTTACGTGGCATTTTTATCTGATGTAGATGCTTAGTCGACGCTGAGATGCGATATTAcccttaaaattaaataatccaaCACTTAAAATCCCATTTAATTTCCCCCCTCCCAAATCACTTCCCCCATTTCACTCCAAATCATTTCCCGTAAGGAACCCTAGCTCCCCCAAATCCCAAATCATTTTCCACACTCCCACATCCAGTAGCACGACGACGACGACCTAAGGCGACCAAGGCGTTGACGACGACTaaggcggcggcgacgactAAGGCGGCGACGGCGAGCTGCTGACGTTTTCTCGGCAGGAACGACCACTGCGCGAGGAAGAGCTTGTTTTACGCGATGTCAGTACCCCAGTAAGTGTGACGAACCTTCTTTATCCCTAATTGCatcaattttaatcaaatttattattgaatcTATCAGGAAACCCTTTGGAATTTTTTTCCATCATGGGGGGCAGTTTATTCTAGAT harbors:
- the LOC125221935 gene encoding uncharacterized protein LOC125221935; translated protein: MGKVPTAAAATEMKRTKKKGRPLKNPPPISPPSKTPLSNSANRRSTRRNPNNLNSPARSEFDDDEDERKEKKVKLVVRLPQSDEKTKDDDKNQLQQSGRHSDSASESGSDYDSDPGDEDREGPTKKQKIIGGSDDGGLDQNKEVMKGTDTPIQGSPLESGPTASLPEKKLLVFILDRLQKKDTYGVFSEPVDPEELPDYFDIIKHPMDFGTVRKKLESGAYKNLDELEADVDLICSNAMQYNASDTVYYRQARTIQELAKRDFKNLKHEGADGVPQPKIVRRGRPPSSKNHKKPLETSPLDRVGTDLTAGATLANGEDKATGSNSYNLRKPSPLFRYRSSDPYMSSYSSRNGENHSEYSTDWNNEFPASILRADMKYGKKQFTVDENKRDTYRQFDPLSLGDNSPLLFHSNGSMKRLVPVGLQEALAYARSLARYAANLGPAAWKLASKKIEAVLPAGVQYGPGWVGENGAPPQPLLITSTEKQKLPVGDFSASKLVTSPTSGLNSSAGAGPCEAMVEAVNKLNNQNEVAGQGDPSSWRTQFPSQQNHIHRNGFSGMFGSGSTARAKPQHSVTEGVSTPFPKVEMVSPNERSSSHSSPIEQTKLPPGFQAGQVKSSNALGEGEIRSSVKSSWPVQQQRYNLAVPPDLNVRVPAGSPGSSLQIGSPRQPDLALQL